From the Bacteroidales bacterium genome, one window contains:
- a CDS encoding glycosyltransferase family 39 protein, which produces MHKFSKFFLLLLLFHTVIRIFITVFTNLGVDEAYYFAYGLYLDWSYFDHPPMVGLLVRASTLLFNSNSELGVRMLALIIGTINLILIYKTGQLLKDNMTGFYAALLFSASFYCSIISSVFVLPDNPLTFFWLLAVYFFIQFLYAERKKQLYLIFFGIAAGMAFLSKYSALFLWLGLLLFALKEKKLKLFKNPYLYVSAIVSLSLFLPVIIWNFNNDLSSFAFHGKRIVFENLQFKPGYFAAEFFGQLFYNNPVNIFIILSSMVFFLKNKKQVKEPAISFLFFVSLPVIVTVLFISFFNRTLPHWSGPGYLGLILFSAVMLREKHNKSTNSKAFKSVFLGNIFYLFIVVSGLVFVNYGIFLNSKNSEAETLGKNDISLDLYGWQQVKEQTVKMINDDLKNGQIDSNYVFITHNWFPAGHIEFYIASHFKKNLYVYGNANHAHQYLRINYLRGAIPQNTDAYFITTSRYYSYPEQSLLNKFEHFDAGETIRVSRNSKPAYNVFIYRLKKAKAEFSASNNL; this is translated from the coding sequence ATGCATAAATTTTCAAAATTTTTTCTTTTACTACTTCTGTTTCATACGGTAATAAGAATATTTATTACTGTTTTCACTAATTTGGGCGTGGATGAAGCATACTATTTTGCATACGGTTTGTATTTAGACTGGAGTTATTTTGACCATCCTCCCATGGTTGGATTGCTTGTCAGGGCTTCAACATTATTGTTTAACAGCAATTCCGAACTCGGCGTCAGGATGCTGGCACTAATTATAGGAACTATAAATCTCATTTTAATTTATAAAACAGGTCAACTATTAAAAGACAACATGACCGGGTTTTATGCCGCTTTATTGTTTTCGGCATCCTTTTACTGTTCTATCATATCCTCTGTTTTTGTTCTGCCCGACAATCCTTTAACTTTTTTCTGGCTTCTGGCCGTATATTTCTTTATTCAATTTTTATATGCAGAAAGGAAAAAACAATTATACCTTATTTTCTTTGGAATAGCTGCCGGCATGGCTTTCCTTTCAAAATATTCGGCTTTGTTTTTATGGCTGGGGTTGTTGTTGTTTGCATTAAAGGAAAAAAAATTAAAACTTTTTAAAAATCCCTATTTGTATGTTTCTGCAATTGTTTCTTTAAGCCTGTTTTTGCCCGTAATCATATGGAATTTCAACAATGACTTATCAAGCTTTGCGTTTCATGGTAAAAGAATTGTTTTTGAAAACCTGCAATTTAAACCAGGATATTTTGCTGCGGAATTTTTCGGGCAGTTATTTTACAACAATCCTGTAAACATATTTATTATTTTGTCCAGTATGGTGTTTTTTTTAAAAAATAAAAAACAAGTAAAGGAGCCTGCGATTTCTTTTTTGTTTTTTGTGAGTTTGCCGGTTATTGTTACTGTTTTATTTATTTCTTTTTTTAACAGAACACTTCCTCATTGGAGTGGTCCTGGCTATCTCGGACTCATATTATTTTCGGCAGTTATGCTAAGAGAAAAACATAATAAATCAACAAATTCCAAAGCATTTAAAAGCGTTTTTTTAGGAAATATTTTTTATTTATTTATAGTTGTATCTGGGCTGGTTTTCGTTAATTACGGCATTTTTTTAAACAGCAAAAACTCTGAAGCCGAGACATTGGGAAAAAACGATATAAGCCTTGACCTGTACGGGTGGCAACAAGTTAAGGAACAAACTGTAAAAATGATAAATGACGACCTTAAGAATGGCCAAATTGACAGCAATTATGTATTTATAACACACAACTGGTTTCCTGCGGGACATATTGAATTTTATATTGCAAGTCATTTTAAAAAGAATTTGTATGTTTATGGAAACGCAAATCACGCCCATCAATATTTACGCATTAACTATCTTAGGGGTGCCATTCCACAAAATACCGATGCTTATTTTATAACTACCAGCCGTTATTACAGCTACCCGGAACAATCATTACTAAATAAATTTGAACACTTTGATGCCGGAGAAACCATACGTGTTTCAAGAAATTCCAAACCAGCATACAATGTTTTTATTTACAGATTGAAAAAAGCAAAAGCGGAATTTTCCGCCTCTAATAATCTTTAA
- a CDS encoding N-acetylmuramoyl-L-alanine amidase → MKKFIFFLLFLSSMYLAAQQKDDNYPYREFFEEAYQKFPEIPRGALEAIAYTNTHIRHINPLTEEISCTGMPGFYGVMGLVLDGKGWFRENLKTVAYLSGYNLNDIIIEPRSNILAYAAAFDNVLSQQKSNGDVALKISRALIHLSELNIEGLSGISDYTMNLYIYAIFRFLNEKSNQQQYLFPEYTINLKEFFGEENLNIFSSKRVNISKEKAVDEEGNVYVPVFLSGPCPDYNQPNCTWIESPNHYTGWNGYTVSAIAIHTVQGSYTSCINWFQNPDANASTHYVVASNSSYAGQVTQMVNENNAAWHVLSENWYAIGYEHEGWIDDPTWYTPLMYQTSAALTRDVCNDHNINPLRTFCRETLDDGTQLDNGLHPLGGETACVKIKGHQHFYNQLHTDPGPNWDWEYYYKLINNSTPVTTLISASGNFYDSGGSSGNYGDDERLFWLIQPPGALSVTLTFSQFNVEADYDFLYVYDGPNEFAPLIGRYNTISPTTISSTGGSLFIEFRSDCATTASGWVANWTSTQTDTENPSTNISALPPWVNSDFTATFNDTDNPGGSGVSDKYYQVIDFNGANWYANVQNGFFNDNFDTALNADWDIADSLGIWNVSNGYLNQIYTGPDKTRLSAYVSQDSNHTWLYHWQMAFNAGSNRRAGIYIMCSDFAQSYLGNAYMIWFRTDDDACQLYTVKDSIISSNLTNDPCTINDGVWYDYKVTYEPLTGILKAYQNNVMISTFTDPLPLHTGIGVSYRTGNASVMFDDLKVYKSRDVSILTKVGPANTKDVRYQSPDNATESCRINSVVIDETNNWSAVASANVRVDWTSPETEVNALPLWQTSDFTATFSDNDVLSGFETGYYQVIENQNGIWGTNASRGFFADNFDVLDTINIWNIPVSSGIWSLSSGLLQQTDEGVYNSNFYTPLNQNLSDKYLYHFKAKAEGSGTNRRFGFHYFCDSASLSNRGNSYFVWFRLEYQTLEFFKVINNSFSSAKKIISNVKTIPGQWYDFKIIFDRTSGKTDVYRNDTLLGSWTDSTPHTNGKYISFRSGNSKLSVDEIKVYRSRSNAVNITVGSSSDNDIRYENQDPGTFSAKIKSIVVDSASNISPIYYYYLNVDFSPPLTVLVSDGNDADIDTTFIPNTLSAHWSASSDSNSEVVKYWYAIGTTPGATDVLGWTDNGINLSFTQTGLVLNDCQVYYIAIKAENGAGLFSETAVSDGQLYLISTVIDKNKDNIFFTLAPNPFKKETYVSFLIPSAENIKISLHERSGRLVGILHNGPMTAGHHKLVLNKEKMKLVRGMYFLNFVSSGKNLTTKIIIL, encoded by the coding sequence ATGAAAAAATTTATATTTTTTTTATTATTTTTATCATCCATGTATCTAGCTGCACAACAAAAAGATGATAATTATCCTTATCGGGAATTTTTTGAGGAGGCTTACCAAAAATTTCCTGAGATTCCCCGGGGCGCGCTTGAAGCTATAGCTTATACAAATACTCATATACGCCATATAAATCCTTTAACAGAAGAAATAAGTTGCACGGGTATGCCTGGGTTTTATGGAGTGATGGGTCTGGTATTGGACGGCAAAGGGTGGTTTCGTGAAAATCTGAAAACGGTGGCCTACCTGTCGGGTTATAATTTAAATGATATTATCATTGAACCGCGCTCTAATATTCTTGCTTATGCAGCAGCGTTTGATAATGTTCTTTCACAACAAAAAAGTAATGGCGATGTCGCTTTAAAAATTTCCCGGGCTTTGATTCATCTTAGCGAATTAAATATTGAAGGGCTTTCCGGCATAAGTGATTATACTATGAATTTATACATTTATGCTATCTTTCGTTTTTTAAACGAAAAGTCTAATCAACAACAATATCTTTTTCCAGAATACACTATTAACCTGAAAGAATTTTTCGGGGAAGAAAATCTTAACATATTTTCTTCAAAGCGGGTTAATATTTCAAAAGAAAAAGCCGTTGATGAAGAAGGAAATGTGTATGTTCCTGTCTTTTTATCCGGCCCCTGTCCGGATTACAACCAGCCAAACTGCACCTGGATAGAATCTCCCAATCATTATACAGGCTGGAATGGATATACTGTTTCCGCTATCGCCATACATACAGTTCAAGGGTCCTACACAAGTTGTATCAACTGGTTTCAAAACCCTGATGCCAATGCTTCAACTCATTATGTGGTGGCGTCCAATTCTAGTTATGCTGGACAGGTTACTCAAATGGTTAATGAAAACAATGCAGCCTGGCATGTTTTAAGCGAAAACTGGTATGCCATCGGTTACGAACACGAAGGATGGATTGATGACCCGACATGGTACACGCCTTTGATGTATCAGACTTCAGCAGCCCTCACGCGGGATGTTTGCAACGACCATAATATAAATCCCCTGCGGACTTTTTGCAGAGAAACCCTTGATGACGGCACACAGTTAGATAACGGGCTTCACCCTCTGGGTGGAGAAACGGCTTGTGTCAAAATAAAAGGGCATCAGCATTTTTATAATCAATTACATACCGACCCGGGGCCAAACTGGGACTGGGAATATTATTACAAGCTCATAAATAACTCAACGCCCGTTACAACCTTAATCTCTGCATCGGGGAATTTTTATGATAGCGGAGGAAGCTCGGGAAACTATGGAGATGATGAGCGTTTGTTCTGGCTCATACAGCCTCCCGGAGCTTTGAGCGTGACATTAACATTCTCACAATTTAATGTTGAAGCAGATTACGATTTTCTTTATGTATATGATGGACCCAATGAATTTGCTCCGCTCATAGGAAGATACAATACTATCAGCCCCACAACAATAAGTTCCACAGGGGGTTCGCTTTTTATTGAATTCCGTTCCGACTGTGCAACAACAGCATCCGGCTGGGTTGCAAACTGGACGTCCACTCAAACGGATACAGAAAATCCTTCTACAAATATCAGTGCTTTACCTCCATGGGTTAATAGTGATTTCACGGCTACTTTCAACGACACAGATAATCCCGGCGGCAGCGGTGTAAGTGACAAATATTACCAGGTAATCGACTTTAACGGAGCTAATTGGTATGCCAATGTTCAGAACGGTTTTTTCAATGATAATTTTGATACAGCTTTGAACGCAGACTGGGACATTGCTGATTCTCTGGGAATATGGAACGTAAGCAACGGATATCTAAATCAAATATATACAGGTCCTGACAAAACAAGGCTTTCGGCTTATGTTTCCCAGGATTCAAACCATACATGGTTGTATCATTGGCAGATGGCTTTCAATGCGGGAAGCAACAGGCGCGCCGGGATATATATCATGTGTTCTGATTTTGCACAATCATATCTTGGCAATGCATACATGATTTGGTTTCGCACCGATGACGATGCTTGCCAATTATACACGGTAAAGGATAGCATTATTTCATCAAACCTTACCAACGATCCCTGTACTATTAACGATGGCGTATGGTATGATTATAAAGTAACTTATGAGCCTTTAACCGGCATTCTTAAAGCTTACCAGAATAATGTGATGATTTCCACTTTTACCGACCCCCTGCCTCTGCATACAGGAATTGGCGTTTCATACCGCACAGGCAACGCCAGTGTGATGTTTGATGATTTAAAAGTTTATAAATCACGTGATGTTTCTATATTAACAAAGGTGGGCCCGGCCAACACGAAGGATGTCCGTTATCAGAGTCCTGATAATGCAACAGAATCATGCCGGATAAATTCTGTAGTGATTGATGAAACAAACAACTGGTCGGCTGTGGCTTCTGCTAATGTCAGGGTTGATTGGACATCTCCGGAGACCGAAGTAAATGCATTGCCTTTGTGGCAAACATCGGATTTTACGGCAACATTTTCTGATAATGATGTTCTGAGCGGTTTTGAAACCGGATATTATCAGGTAATAGAAAACCAGAACGGAATATGGGGCACTAATGCTTCGAGGGGATTTTTTGCTGATAACTTTGATGTGCTTGATACAATTAACATATGGAATATACCCGTATCCTCGGGGATCTGGAGCCTGAGCTCCGGATTATTGCAGCAAACCGATGAAGGGGTTTATAATTCCAACTTTTATACACCACTTAATCAAAATTTATCAGATAAATACCTGTATCACTTTAAAGCAAAGGCAGAAGGTTCGGGTACCAATCGCCGTTTTGGGTTTCATTATTTCTGCGACAGCGCATCGCTCTCCAACAGAGGTAATTCATATTTTGTGTGGTTTCGTTTAGAATATCAAACACTGGAGTTTTTTAAAGTAATTAATAATAGTTTTTCCTCAGCAAAAAAAATAATTTCCAATGTGAAAACCATACCCGGACAATGGTATGATTTTAAAATTATTTTTGACCGGACATCGGGAAAAACCGACGTGTACCGGAATGATACCCTGCTGGGTAGTTGGACAGATTCCACGCCACACACAAACGGGAAATATATTTCCTTCCGCAGCGGAAATTCAAAACTTAGTGTTGACGAAATTAAAGTTTACCGCTCAAGAAGTAATGCCGTTAATATAACCGTTGGCTCGTCATCTGATAATGACATCCGTTATGAAAATCAGGACCCTGGTACATTTTCAGCAAAAATAAAATCAATAGTTGTGGATAGCGCCTCCAATATCTCCCCCATTTATTATTACTATCTGAATGTTGATTTTTCACCTCCGTTAACAGTTTTAGTATCCGATGGAAATGATGCGGATATAGACACGACTTTTATTCCAAATACACTCAGCGCCCATTGGAGTGCATCGTCTGACAGTAATTCTGAAGTTGTAAAATACTGGTATGCGATAGGAACAACTCCGGGAGCTACAGATGTATTAGGCTGGACAGATAACGGAATAAATTTATCGTTTACACAAACAGGCCTTGTCCTGAATGATTGTCAGGTTTATTATATTGCAATCAAAGCCGAAAATGGTGCCGGTCTTTTTTCTGAAACTGCAGTTTCAGACGGGCAATTATACCTGATATCCACAGTGATTGATAAAAATAAAGATAATATATTTTTTACGCTTGCACCCAATCCCTTTAAAAAAGAAACATATGTTTCTTTTTTAATACCTTCGGCTGAAAATATCAAAATCTCTCTTCATGAACGCTCAGGCAGATTGGTTGGAATATTGCACAACGGCCCTATGACTGCTGGGCATCATAAACTGGTTTTAAACAAAGAAAAAATGAAACTCGTCAGAGGCATGTATTTTCTTAATTTTGTTAGTTCCGGAAAAAACCTCACCACAAAAATAATTATACTGTAA
- a CDS encoding iron-containing alcohol dehydrogenase, with amino-acid sequence MENFVINNPTCLHFGRGVIQELPAVIKKYGKRVLLVYGKNSIKNNGIYQDIIKQLKTAGAEIVEYSGIKSNPVISDVDAAAATGRKNNVEMVVAVGGGSVIDSAKIIALAILLKNKAWDLFEYKVKPTGALPLIAVLTLAATGSEMNAFAVVQNDETKQKPGYFSPFIYPRHSFLDPEYTLSVPANYTTYGIVDLIAHALEGYFGKGETSLTDRFIFSIIKEAVEYGPLLLDNLKNYIYREKIMFAATCALNGMTAFGKRMGDWGVHSIGHTLSVLYDIPHGASLSVAYPAWMKHFKETVADKIKLLGREVLGSSDTGETIEQLEYFFKHIQAPVRLSEFGLNGQHKKEIIENLLHNKASGDNITMSIKDYNNIFDLMT; translated from the coding sequence ATGGAAAACTTTGTAATAAATAACCCCACCTGTCTTCATTTTGGCAGAGGGGTAATTCAAGAATTGCCGGCCGTAATAAAAAAATACGGGAAACGTGTGCTGTTGGTATATGGAAAAAATTCAATTAAAAATAATGGCATTTACCAGGATATTATCAAACAACTTAAAACAGCAGGAGCAGAAATAGTAGAATATTCCGGCATCAAATCCAACCCGGTTATCAGCGATGTTGATGCGGCGGCTGCAACTGGAAGAAAAAACAACGTGGAGATGGTTGTCGCTGTCGGTGGGGGCAGTGTTATTGATTCCGCAAAAATAATTGCTCTGGCAATACTGCTAAAAAATAAAGCCTGGGATTTGTTTGAATATAAAGTAAAGCCCACTGGCGCCCTTCCGCTGATAGCGGTGTTAACACTTGCAGCGACAGGTTCGGAAATGAATGCTTTTGCTGTAGTTCAAAATGATGAAACCAAACAAAAACCCGGATATTTCAGCCCATTTATTTACCCCAGGCATTCATTTCTGGATCCTGAATACACCTTGTCGGTTCCGGCAAATTATACAACTTATGGTATTGTAGATTTAATTGCTCATGCATTGGAGGGTTATTTTGGTAAAGGTGAAACCTCGCTCACCGACAGATTTATTTTTTCAATTATCAAAGAAGCCGTTGAATACGGTCCATTGTTATTGGACAACCTTAAAAATTACATTTATCGTGAAAAAATAATGTTTGCCGCCACTTGCGCTTTGAACGGAATGACTGCATTTGGAAAAAGAATGGGCGATTGGGGTGTTCACAGCATAGGACACACCTTATCCGTTCTTTATGATATTCCTCATGGTGCCTCCCTTTCTGTGGCTTACCCCGCCTGGATGAAACATTTTAAAGAGACCGTTGCAGATAAAATTAAATTGCTCGGCAGGGAAGTTTTGGGGAGCTCTGACACAGGAGAAACAATTGAACAACTAGAATATTTTTTCAAGCATATTCAGGCACCTGTTAGGCTCTCCGAATTTGGACTCAATGGTCAGCATAAAAAAGAAATTATTGAAAATCTTTTACACAATAAAGCCAGTGGCGATAATATTACAATGTCAATAAAAGATTACAACAATATATTTGATTTAATGACATAA
- a CDS encoding trypsin-like serine protease produces the protein MKKLLFFTLIFSLYYMNINAQVSLGGTPLSFDYPNLEKIIDFISIPAPNLDALASEDAERVAKSEPYRIGVSIPVDLNLNNSGTWINLPDNNGSLWRLSLRSESALAIGLSYRDFFLPEGATLFIYNKDKSMILGAYTEINNIDNRSFANEYIQGDEFTLELFVPENRVNQVALNISSVEYFYRGINFPNQSKSSDYCEVDINCPEGANWQDEKKGICKIDIKIGSAWFNCTGSLMNNTKNDCKPYILLADHCIYYGGYPSASDYNSWVFRFHYERTTCGGSTNAAVKTMTGCALKAHDTYGQTYTGSDFCLVQLNSTIPTTHNVYYNGWDRSTSASSSGVGIHHPSADVMKISTYTTTLTNSNYGTTHWKVYWAATVTEHGVTEEGSSGSPLFNSSGRVVGTLTGGSSYCSTPNDPDHYGKFSKHWDANGSVPAKRLKDWLDPTPSTGVTYVNGIATCNSAGIFENFPQEEKIQIYPSPANDEIYLNFSVVGNKIENVIIYNIMGVAVKNTPLLILENGKASINISDLSDGVYFLTAQNDKVIFKGDFIKLK, from the coding sequence ATGAAAAAACTTCTATTTTTTACTTTGATTTTCTCTCTATACTATATGAATATTAATGCGCAAGTAAGTTTGGGAGGAACACCTTTAAGTTTTGATTATCCGAATCTTGAGAAAATAATAGATTTCATATCTATCCCCGCACCAAATCTTGATGCTTTAGCCTCAGAAGATGCAGAACGTGTTGCCAAAAGTGAACCATACCGCATAGGGGTTTCAATACCTGTTGATTTGAACTTGAATAATTCCGGAACGTGGATCAATCTGCCTGATAATAACGGAAGTTTGTGGAGACTTTCTTTACGTTCGGAAAGTGCACTGGCAATAGGGCTAAGTTACAGAGACTTCTTCCTGCCGGAGGGGGCAACGCTTTTTATTTATAATAAAGACAAATCCATGATACTTGGCGCATACACCGAAATCAATAACATAGATAACCGTTCTTTTGCAAATGAATATATTCAGGGCGATGAATTTACTCTTGAATTATTCGTACCTGAAAATCGAGTCAATCAAGTTGCACTGAATATCAGCTCTGTTGAATATTTTTACAGAGGGATTAATTTTCCCAATCAATCTAAATCATCAGACTATTGTGAGGTAGATATTAATTGCCCTGAAGGAGCCAACTGGCAGGATGAAAAAAAAGGTATATGTAAAATTGATATTAAAATTGGTAGCGCATGGTTTAACTGTACGGGTTCATTGATGAACAATACTAAAAATGACTGTAAACCTTACATTTTGCTTGCCGACCACTGCATTTATTATGGAGGCTACCCTTCTGCTTCTGATTATAATTCCTGGGTTTTCAGATTTCATTATGAGAGAACTACCTGTGGGGGCTCCACAAATGCCGCTGTAAAAACAATGACCGGATGTGCTCTGAAAGCTCATGATACATATGGACAAACATATACGGGTTCTGATTTTTGTTTGGTACAATTAAATTCAACAATTCCTACTACACATAATGTTTATTATAACGGATGGGACAGGTCAACTTCTGCAAGTTCAAGCGGAGTCGGAATTCATCACCCTTCGGCAGATGTAATGAAAATCTCCACATATACTACAACCCTGACAAATTCAAATTATGGTACTACACATTGGAAGGTGTATTGGGCAGCTACAGTTACCGAGCATGGAGTTACCGAAGAAGGTTCTTCCGGTTCTCCATTATTTAACAGTTCCGGCAGAGTTGTAGGAACTCTTACCGGTGGCTCGTCTTATTGTTCCACTCCTAACGACCCGGATCATTACGGAAAATTTTCCAAACATTGGGATGCAAACGGAAGCGTTCCTGCCAAACGCCTTAAAGACTGGCTGGACCCAACACCATCCACAGGAGTTACTTATGTAAACGGTATCGCCACCTGTAATTCGGCAGGTATTTTTGAAAATTTCCCACAAGAAGAAAAAATACAAATCTACCCTTCTCCTGCCAACGATGAGATATATTTGAATTTTTCTGTTGTCGGAAATAAAATTGAAAATGTAATTATCTACAACATCATGGGCGTTGCTGTAAAAAACACCCCCCTGCTCATTCTTGAAAACGGGAAAGCATCAATAAATATCAGCGACCTGAGTGACGGCGTTTATTTTCTGACAGCCCAAAATGATAAAGTCATCTTTAAAGGCGACTTTATAAAACTAAAATAA
- a CDS encoding PKD domain-containing protein — protein MKKLLLIPAFVFISLSCKAQISQGGSPLSFSLPEIPQTFETKILQQPDMNFIGMEDTDDEKNGVLRKIARSVSADINLNNSGTWEVLSDGNRIWRLKIVCKDALALGVYYNRFWLPDGAKLFLYNENKSQVLGAYTKENNHESGLFANELIAGDVVILEYFEPARTQGASIIQISEIAYVYRDFNPRNGEKDFGESESCEVNINCSEGANWQDEKKGVARIMIKVGFSYGWCTGTLLNNEREDCTPYFLTADHCGEGASTADLNQWVFYFNYEAPGCPSPSTEPSSNTMTGCAFKSSGGNGGSTGSDFYLVQLNQTPSFNPYYNGWGRNDNPSSSGVSIHHPYGDIKKISTYTTALVSSTWQSVPNTHWRVVWAATANGHGVTEEGSSGSPIFNSNGQVVGDLTGGGSYCNTPTQPDLYGKFSYSWDQNGTTPATRLKDWLDPDETGITTLNGFYCGGGTALNANFSGTPTSIPVGGTVDFSDLSSGSPTSWSWTFTGGTPSSSATQNPTGIQYNTAGIYPVSLTASNATDTDTETKNNYITVGDPPPAADFVGNPTSVLVGGTVNFTDLSGGSPTSWSWTFTGGTPSSSTLQNPTGIQYNAPGSYAVSLTATNANGSDTETKTAYIYVGNEPGLIQCDSLRYPLPGNLVMYSVYYPNGTYGYVSGNNGYSDKAKADFFTPMAPFTKIEGVLFKFGRAKRLSSHHNNIAVHVWDNSGPGGSPGNILLTDSIPFAQIISDVNNHNYTFFEFSTPLDVTNSFFLGVVLPSLPGDTLALMTNKSGQSLPGTAWELWQNDLWYPYSNISSWSYDLSHAIFPVLCNPLYFNIPENKSLNINIYPNPTNEFANVSFGTNYYENIRVRVYNLVGKEVKNFVFKGSSTNVIRIDLSDCPAGVYMLNIQTDNFTTGKKITLLK, from the coding sequence ATGAAGAAGCTATTATTAATACCGGCTTTTGTTTTCATCTCACTAAGTTGTAAAGCGCAAATAAGCCAGGGCGGGTCTCCTTTGAGTTTTAGTCTGCCTGAAATTCCTCAAACATTTGAAACAAAAATATTACAGCAGCCTGACATGAATTTTATTGGCATGGAAGATACTGATGATGAAAAAAACGGAGTATTAAGAAAAATAGCACGTTCGGTTTCCGCTGACATTAACCTGAATAATTCCGGCACATGGGAAGTGTTATCTGATGGCAACAGGATATGGCGCCTTAAAATTGTTTGTAAAGATGCCCTGGCACTTGGTGTATATTATAACAGATTCTGGTTGCCCGATGGTGCAAAATTATTTTTATACAACGAAAATAAATCTCAGGTTTTAGGTGCTTATACCAAAGAAAATAACCACGAATCCGGTTTATTTGCTAATGAACTGATAGCCGGTGATGTGGTCATTCTTGAATATTTTGAGCCTGCAAGGACACAGGGAGCCTCGATAATTCAAATTTCAGAGATTGCATATGTTTACAGGGACTTTAACCCAAGAAACGGCGAAAAAGATTTTGGCGAGTCAGAAAGCTGTGAAGTTAATATCAATTGTTCAGAGGGGGCTAACTGGCAGGATGAAAAAAAAGGTGTGGCGCGTATCATGATTAAAGTTGGGTTTAGCTATGGCTGGTGCACAGGCACCCTGCTAAATAACGAGCGGGAAGACTGCACTCCTTATTTTCTAACTGCAGATCACTGTGGGGAGGGAGCGTCCACAGCAGATCTGAATCAATGGGTTTTTTACTTTAACTATGAAGCACCAGGATGTCCAAGCCCTTCTACAGAACCAAGCTCTAATACAATGACTGGTTGTGCCTTTAAATCTTCGGGAGGAAATGGCGGCAGTACAGGTTCTGATTTTTACCTTGTGCAATTAAACCAGACACCAAGTTTTAATCCTTATTATAACGGATGGGGCAGAAACGACAATCCCAGTTCCAGCGGCGTCAGCATTCATCATCCTTATGGAGATATAAAGAAAATTTCCACTTACACAACAGCATTAGTATCATCCACATGGCAATCTGTACCCAACACACATTGGAGGGTAGTTTGGGCAGCTACGGCTAATGGGCACGGGGTTACAGAAGAGGGTTCTTCAGGTTCGCCCATTTTTAACAGCAACGGACAAGTGGTTGGAGACCTTACCGGGGGAGGCTCTTATTGCAATACGCCCACACAGCCCGATCTTTATGGAAAATTTTCATATTCCTGGGACCAAAATGGAACGACACCGGCTACCAGATTAAAAGATTGGCTTGACCCTGATGAAACAGGTATCACAACGCTGAATGGTTTTTACTGCGGCGGAGGCACAGCTCTTAATGCTAATTTTTCCGGTACGCCAACATCAATTCCTGTGGGAGGTACTGTTGACTTTTCAGACTTATCTTCCGGCAGTCCAACATCGTGGTCATGGACTTTTACCGGAGGAACTCCTTCATCTTCCGCAACACAGAATCCAACAGGTATTCAATATAATACAGCCGGCATTTATCCTGTATCCTTAACCGCAAGTAACGCAACCGACACGGATACAGAAACAAAAAACAACTACATTACCGTAGGGGACCCTCCTCCAGCAGCAGATTTTGTCGGCAATCCCACAAGTGTTCTTGTTGGCGGAACCGTCAACTTTACAGATTTATCGGGAGGCAGCCCCACTTCGTGGTCATGGACTTTTACCGGAGGAACTCCTTCATCTTCAACTTTACAAAACCCCACAGGAATACAATATAATGCTCCCGGAAGTTATGCCGTATCCCTCACAGCAACAAATGCAAACGGCTCTGATACCGAAACCAAAACAGCATATATCTATGTTGGAAATGAACCCGGATTAATACAGTGCGACTCTTTACGTTATCCTCTACCCGGAAATTTGGTTATGTATTCTGTGTATTATCCAAATGGAACTTATGGCTATGTTTCAGGGAACAATGGTTATTCCGACAAAGCAAAGGCAGATTTTTTTACACCCATGGCTCCTTTTACAAAAATTGAAGGCGTATTATTTAAATTCGGCAGAGCAAAAAGACTGTCTTCGCATCATAACAATATTGCTGTTCATGTATGGGATAACTCAGGTCCTGGCGGCTCTCCGGGAAATATTTTGTTGACCGACTCTATTCCTTTTGCTCAAATAATTTCGGATGTTAACAACCACAATTATACTTTTTTTGAATTTTCAACTCCTTTAGATGTTACGAATTCTTTTTTCCTTGGAGTTGTCCTTCCTTCATTGCCGGGCGATACTCTAGCTCTTATGACAAACAAATCCGGGCAATCGTTACCGGGAACAGCATGGGAATTATGGCAAAATGATTTATGGTACCCCTATTCCAATATAAGTTCATGGTCATACGATCTTTCTCACGCCATATTTCCGGTTCTTTGCAACCCTCTTTATTTCAATATTCCCGAAAACAAAAGTTTGAACATTAACATTTATCCGAACCCCACCAATGAATTTGCCAATGTTTCTTTCGGAACAAACTACTATGAAAACATTCGGGTGCGGGTATATAACCTTGTTGGAAAAGAAGTTAAAAACTTTGTATTTAAAGGAAGTTCCACGAATGTAATCCGGATAGACCTTTCAGATTGCCCTGCAGGAGTTTATATGTTGAATATTCAAACTGATAACTTCACGACAGGCAAAAAAATTACTTTACTTAAATAA